The genomic window GCAGCACCCTGGCCCTCGCACAGACGCGCTGGGTGGTCGCCCGCCTGAAAGAAGAGTGGCCTGAAACCGATTTCAGGATTCAGACCATTTCGACCAAGGGGGACCGCAACCGCGAGAGCCTGGAGCAACTGGCGCAAAAAGGCGACAAGGGCTTCTGGGTCAAGGAAATCGAGGAAGCGCTGCTCGCCAAGAAAATAGACATCGCGGTGCATTCGCTCAAAGACCTGCCCACCGAGCAGCCCGAGGGCCTGGAAATTTCCAGCATTCCCAAGCGGGTGGACGGGCGCGACGCCCTGATTGGCCGCGAAGGGATGAAAAAGCTGGCCGAGCTGCCCGAGGGCGCACGCATCGGCACGAGCAGCGTGCGGCGCAAGGCGTTTTTGCGCGCCTACCGCCCCGACCTGATTGTCAAGGATCTGCGCGGCAACATCGACACCCGGCTCGCGGCGCTGGGCAGCGGCGAGTACGACGCCATCATCCTGGCGGCGGCGGGCCTGATTCGCACCGAGCAGCGCCACCGCATCGATGAGTTCGTGGACCCCGACATTCTGCTGCCCGCCCCCGGCCAGGGCGCCCTGGCGCTCGAAACCCGCACGGAGGACGACCTGACCATCGAGGTCGCCTACGCCATTCACGACCACGCCACCGACGACCGCATCACCGCCGAGCGCGAGTTTCTGGCCGGGCTGGGCGCCGGGTGCATGGCGCCGGTCGGGGCGCACGCCGTCATCAAGAACGGGCTGCTCACGCTCGAAGGCTGGGTGGGCGCGCTCGACGGCACGCAGGTCATCCGCGCCACCTCGCAGGGCGACGTTGCCGAATGCGCCGATATCGGGGCCGAGCTCGCCGCCGACATGCTGGAACGGGGCGCGGCGGAGCTGATCGAAGCCGTGCGCGAGTAAGCCGCGTGAAGGTTCCTCCCCGGGCCTGGACGCTCGCGGCACTTGCCGGGCTGTTGTGGCTGACCATCGGCCTGTTTCAGAAGACAGGGCGCGGCGTGGCCTTCGGAGAAGCGTTCGTCAGCGAGCTGCCCGTCACCGCGCTGGTCTTTGTGGTGGCGTTGGTGGTGGCGGCGCAGCGCAACCGCTGAGGCACAGGCACCGAGCAAACACAACCTGTCCTTGCTGCATGATGACCCTCTGCTTCGGTGGAGGGTTTTCGCGTTCTGGCGCCCCCCTCTCCCCTATCTATTACCCTGCCCCCATGCCTGCTTCTCTGCCGCGCCTCGCCCTGATTCACACCGGCGGCACCATCGCCAGCCGGCCCAGTCCCGACGGACGCGGGCTGACGCCGCAAACGCCCCCCGCGCTGCCGGGGCTGGAAGGAGTGCAGGTCAGCGAACACCAGCCGTTCAACCTGCCGAGTCCGCACGTCACGCCCGCGCACATGCAGCAGCTCGCGCACCTCATCGAGCAGCTCGCCGGGGGCCACGACGCGGTGGTGGTCACGCACGGCACCGACACGCTGGAAGAAACGGCCTTTTTCCTGCACCTGTGCCTGCCCGCTGGGCTGCCGGTGGTGCTGACCGGCTCCATGCGCCACGCCGAGGAAGTCTCCTGGGACGGCCCCGGCAACCTGCTCGACGCCGCGCAGGTCGCGCTGTGCCCGCAGACGGCGGGGCGTGGGCCGCTCGTCGTGTTTGGCGGGGACATCTTCGACGCCCGCACCGTGACGAAGGTGCACACCAGCGCGGTGGACGCGTTCGGCGGCTATCCCGGTCCCATCGGGCGCATCGACCGCACCGCCGCCGGGCCGCAGGTCCACTATTTTGCCCGGCCCGAACCGCGCCCCACTTTCCGCCCGGTCACGCTGGAGCGGCGGGTGGAGATTCTCTATGCCTATGCCGGCTGGCAGGGCGAGGGCTACGCCGGGGCGCTGGAGCGGGCCGACGGACTGGTGATTGCCGCGCTCGGCACCGGCAACCTGCCGCCCGAACTGCTGCCACTCATTGCCGCGACCGACAAGCCGGTGGTGCTCGCTACCCGCACCCACGCCGGGCCGATTTTGCCGGTGTACGGCTACGCGGGCGGCGGCGCGACGTTGGTGGAAGCGGGCGCGATTCCCGCCAGTTTTCTCAACGCGCACAAGGCGCGGCTGCTGCTGCTGGTGCTGCTTAACCTGGGAGCGTCGCGCGAAGATATCCGGCGGGTCTTTACGCAGGGCGTCTTCTGATACCCTGGCCCCATGACGGTTTTACCTTCGCCATTTTTTCAGCGGGGCAGCGCACAGGGCTAAGAGGAGCCCCGTGCGTCTGCCCCGCTGCTTTTGGCGGGGCGTTTTTTTGATTCGTCCCTAAGAGACACGACTGCTGGAGGAACACATGCAAGACACCGCGATTCAGGAAATTCAGGGGGCCGAGACGCTTGAGGCGCTGCAGGCCGTCAAGACGAAGTACGTCGGCAAGTCCGGCCTGGTGACGAAAGAACTTGGGAGCCTCGGCAAGCTGCCGCCCGAGGAACGCAAGGCGTGCGGCGCCGAAATCAACGTGGTGCGCGCCGCGATTCAGGCCGCGCTGGACGAGAAAGAGTCAGCCCTCAAGCGCGCGGCACTCGACGCTAAACTTGCCAGCGAAGCCATCGACGTGACGCTGCCGGGCCTGCCCCTGCCGGCGGGCGGGCTGCATCCCATTTCCCGCGTGCTCGACGACCTGATCGGCATCTACCGCCAGATGGGCTACGCGGTGATCGAGGGGCCGGAAGTCGAGGAAGAGCACTACAACTTCGAGGCGCTCAACGTGCCGTGGTATCACCCCGCGCGCGACCTGCAAGACACCTTCTGGCTGGAAGACGGACGCCTGCTGCGCACCCACACCTCGCCCATGCAGATTCGCTACATGGTGGACCACGAGCCGCCCTTCAAGATCGTGGTGCGCGGCAAGGTCTACCGCTACGAAGCCACCGACGCCACCCACGAGGCGATGTTTCACCAACTGGAAGGGCTGGTGGTGGGCGACGGCATCAGCATGAGCGACCTCAAGGGGACCATTGCCGAAATGGCGCGCGGGCTGTACGGCGCGAGCGCCAAGGCGCGCTTTCAGCCCAGCTATTACCCCTTCGTGGAACCCGGCGCCGACTTCGCCGTGTACTGGGAAAACCCGCGCGGCGAGAGCAAGTGGCTGGAACTGGGCGGCTGCGGCATGGTGCATCCCAACGTGTTCAAGGCGGTGGACGACCTGCGCGAGGCGGCGGGCAAGGACCGCGTGTACGAGGGCAAAACCGGCTTCGCGTTCGGGCTGGGGCTGGAGCGCATCGCCATGCTGAAGTACGGGATTCCCGACATCCGCTACTTCTACGCCAACGACCCGCGCGTCATCGGGCAGTTCCGGGGGGAACTGGGATGAACGTCAGCCTGCGGGCAGCGACGGCCACCGACGCCCCGCTGGTCGCCGCTTTGCTGCACGACTTCAACACCGAGTTCGGTGCGCCGACTCCCGACCTGCCGACCCTCACCCGCCGCTTTGCCGGACTACTGGACCGCGCCGACGTGCTGGTGCTGCTGGCCGAGAACGGCAACGCCCCGACTGGCTTAGCATTCCTCACCTTTCGTCCGACCCCTTACTGGGACGGCCCGCTGGCGCAGCTGGAAGAACTGTATGTCCGGCCTGAGCTGAGGGGCGGGGGCACCGGCACGCAGCTGTTGCACCGGGCCATCGCCCTGACCCGCGAGCGCCACGGGCAGGAGATGCACATCAACGTGGACGAGGTGGACCGGGACACCCGGCGCTTTTACGAGCGGCACGGTTTTATCAACGTGGAACCCGGCCAGAACGAGCGGATGCTCTGTTACCTGCGGGAACTTTGAACCCGCCTACGCCCGCGTCCATCTTGCGATTGGAGAACTTATGTCTGCAAATCCACCCCTGCGCCCCCGCGCCGTTGCCCTCATTTACGACGACCAGCACCACATCCTGCTGATGCTGCGCCACAAGAACGGCAAGAAGTACGCCACCCTGCCCGGCGGCGGCATCGAAGAAGGCGAAACGCCGCAAGGAGCCTGCGCCCGCGAGGTGCTGGAGGAAGTCAACCTGACCGTGCAGGTCGGTGAGCAGGTGCTGGAACTCGACAACCTGCACGGCGCCAACCCCAGCCACGAGCACTACTTCCGGTGCCGCGTCGTCAGCGGCGAAATGCGGCTGGGCGACGGCCCCGAAGGCATTCGCCAAAGCGAAGACAACTGGTATCAGCCCGAGTGGGTCGCCCTGAACCGCCTCGAAGAAGTGAATCTGGTGCCCGAACAGGTGCGCGAACTCGTCCGAACTCAAGAGGTCAACCCATGAAACTTCCCTACTCCTGGCTCAAAGAACTGATTCCCGACCTCCCGCCCGTCGCTGACCTCGAACCCACCTTCGCGCATCTCGGGCTGCCGCTCGAAGGCGTGGAGGACGTGCCCGCGCCGGTGGGCGGCGTGCTGCTGGTGGCCGTGAAAGCCGCCGAACCGATGGAGGGCACGCAGCTCACCAAACTGACGCTCGACACCGGCGAGAATGGTGAAAAGACCATCGCCAGCGGTGCCCCCAACGCGGTGGGTCTGCCGGCGGGCACGATGGTCGCGCTGGTCACGCCCGGCACCACGCTCGGCGGGATAACCTACGGCGTGCGGCCCATGCAGGGCGTCGAAAGCTGGGGCATGGCCGCCAGCGCCAAGGAACTCGGCATCGGCGAGAGCAACGCGGGCATTCTGACCTTCCCGGCAGGCACGGCGGCGCCCGGCACACCCCTGCGCGAGCTGTGGCCCGCCGACAGCGTGCTGGACGTGGAAGTCACGCCCAACCGCGCCGACGTGCTGAGCGCGCTGGGCCTCGCCCGCGACCTCGCGGCGTACCTGAACCTGGAGCTGAAAGAACCCCAGATTCCTGCCGCACCCACCCAGCCGGGCGAGATCCGCGTCAGCCTGCCTGACCGGGGCCGGGTGCTGGACCGCGACCCGCAGGGCAAACTGCGCTTCGGCTGCGACCATTTCGCCGCCCGCGCCGTCAGCGGCCTGCAAAACGGCCCCGCGCCGCTGTGGATGCAGCGCCGGGTCAGCCTCGCGGGGATGCGCTCCATCGACCTGATCGTGGACACCTCCAACTACGTGATGCTCGAACTCGGTCAGCCCACCGCGCTGTACGACCGCCGCGACGTGGCCGGGGACGGCCTGGTGGTGGCCTTCGGTCTGCGCGAGGGCGAGACTGTCAAGGACCTGCTGGGGAATACGCATCAGGTCGGCCCGGAGGACCTGCTGATTCTAGACGCGGGAATGAGCGACGAACCGGTGATGACGGTAGCCGAGGCTTTTGCCAGCGCCGGGCAGCCCAAGGAAGGCTCGCACGTGCTGGGCATCGCGGGCATCATGGGGGGCGACCACGGCCACGTGCGTGCCGACACCCGCGACGTGGTGATCGAGTCGGCGCACTTCGACCCCGTGTTGCTGCGCCGGACCTCCACCCGGCTGGGCCTCAAGACCGACGCCGTGTACCGCTACGAGCGCGGCGTGGACCCGCTGCTGGCGCCCAAAGCTGCCGTGCGGGTGGCCGAGCTGCTGCGCGCGGCGGGCGGCACCCCCGAAGCCGGGCAGACGGTGGTGGGCACCCCCGAAGTGCCGCAGACCATCACCACGACCGGCGAGCAGATTCGCGCCCTGCTGGGGATGCACATCGGCACGGCGGAAATGCGCGAGAGCCTCACTCGCCTGGGCTGCACAGTGACGGGCGACGGCGACAGCCTGACCGTCACCCCGCCTTCGTGGCGGGTGGACATGGTCATCTGGCAGGACCTCGCCGAGGAAGTCGCCCGACTGCACGGCTTTACCGAGTTGCCCGAAACGCTGCCCACCCTGCGCGTGCACGAGAGCAACATCGGCGCCTCGGCCCAGAGCGAAGCCCGCGCGGAACTGCGGCGCACCCTCGCCGGGCTGGGCTTTCAGGAGGTCGTGACTTACACCTTCACCAGCGACGAGGAAGCGCAGAAGGCGCGGGCCGAGGCGCCCGGCGTGCGCCTGCGTAACCCCATGACCACCGACCGCACTGGGATGCGCACGGCGCTGTACCCCTCGCTGCTGCGGGCGGCGGGCGCACACCCGAAAGGCGAGCGGGCGCTACTGTTTGAAATCGGGCGGATTTTCCCGGCGGCGGGCGAGCAGGAACGCCTGGGCCTGCTGATGCGCGGCGACCTCGCGGCCCGCACCTATCAGGACGGCGTGCGCGGCGATTTCAGCGTGTTCAAGGGACTGGTGCAGGGCTTTGCCGGAGCGGTCGGCGCCAGCTTTGCGCTGGAGCAACTGCGCGGCGACGACGTGCCCGCCGCCCTGCACCCCGGCGTCGCGGGCGCGGTGGTCTGGAACGGCGAGCGGGTGGGCTGGTTGGGCGCGCTGCATCCCGAAATTGCCCAGGAATTTGGCTTGAAAGGCGACACTTTCCTGATGGAAGCCGCGCTGCCGCTGCCGGGCCGCGACTGGGCCTTCCGCGACCCCAGCCGTGCCCCCGCCGCGTGGCGTGACCTCGCGGTGATTGCGCCGCAGGGCGTGAGCTACGGCGACATCGTCGGGGTGCTGAAAGGCGCGGGCGGCGAACTGCTGGAGAGCGTGGAGCCCTTCGACGTGTTCACCGGCGAACAGGTGGGCGCGGGCAACCGCTCGGTGGCGGTGCGCCTGACCTACCGGGGCGCCAAAACCCTGACCGACGAGGAAGTGGACCCGGTGTTCAACGCGCAGATTGACGCGGTGAAGGCGCGGGGCTGGGCGATTCGGGAGAAGTAAATAACGCGGGAGTAGAGGGGCCGGGGCCGTTGCTCTGGCCCTCTTTATTTGCCAGCATCAGTCATGACCGACCTCTCGGCAGCCTGGGCCGCTTTTGAAGCGCATGACTACGCGCTGGCTGAACGACAGGCCCAGGCGTTGCTGGCTCACCCCGCGACAGCCAGTGGGGCGCGTTTTATGCTGGGTTACGTCTACGCGTTTATGGACCGCTTTGACGAGGCGCGGGCCAGTTTCCAGGCGTTGCAGCAGCAGGCGCAGAAGTCAGGTGACCACACCGCCGAGCACCGCGCGCTGCATCAGGTCGGCATGGTGGAGCGGATGGCGGGTAACTGGGACGCCGCCCGCCGCTGCTTTCTGGAGGAGCGCGAATTGCTCGCCTCGCTGCCAGAAGACCCTCTGGCGGCTTCCGCCAACGCTTATGAAGTGGCGACGGTAGCGCTGCACTTCGGCGATCTGGCCGGAGCACGGCAGGAATACGAGAAGAGCCTGGTCTACGCGCAGCAGGCCGACGATCAGGTAGCGATAGCGTGCGCGTTCCGGGGGCTGGGCGACCTCGCTCAGCAGGAGAAGAATTTGCTCGAAGCGCAGCAGCACTGGCTCAGGGCACGGGACATTTTTGCGGAACTTGAAGATAGTGAAGCCGTGAATGAGCTCATGACGCGACTGAATGGAACAGAGGGCTGACCTACCCCCCAGTCACTCCCCCGACCACACCCGCCCCGCCGGTTGCTGCTGCGTCAGGCAGTGAAAGGAGCCGCCGCCCTCGATGATCTTGCGGCTCGGCACGCCGATGACCTCACGGCCCGGAAACAGGGGCCGCAGCACGTCGAGCGCCTGCTTGTCGTTGGGGTCGCCGTACTGCGGCACCACGACAAAGCCGTTGCCGATGTAGAAGTTGGCGTAGGTGGGCGGCAAGCGGCCCTCGGCGCCCTCCAGCCGGTGGGCCGGCAGCGGCAGCTCGACAATCTGATAAAAGTCGCCCCCCGGCGTTCGCAGCTCGCGCAACGTCGCCAGGTTGCGTTGCATCACCGCGTGGTTGGCGTCGTTGGGGTCGGCCTCCACACTCGTCACGATGACGTTCTCGGCAGCAAACCGAGTAATGGTGTCGATGTGCCCGTCGGTGTGGTCGTTTTCCAGCCCGCCGTCGAGCCAATGCAGCTTTTTCACGCCGAGCTGGTCGGAGAGCAGGAAGGTGTAGCCCTCCTCGCTGAGCCCCGGATTGCGAGTGTCGGTCAGAAAGCACGAGCGGGTCGTGAGCGCCGCGCCGTCTCCGGCGATTTCCAGGCCGCCGCCTTCCAGCACTTCGGGGCGGTCCCAGTGGCCCATCCCCAGGAACTGCGCCACGTACTCGGGCACCCGGTTGTCGTTTTCCCACTCGAACTTGCCGCCCCAGGCGTTGAAGCGCCAGTTGACGAGCGCGACTTCGGGGTCTTTCTCGCCGCGCGTCACAAAGAGCGGGCCGGAGTCGCGCAGCCACGAGTCGTCGAGCGGCACCCGATGAAAGCGCACGTTGTGCCCCGTCAGCCGGGCGCGGGCGTCGCGTTCGCTTTCCTCGTCGCGGACGAGCAGCTCGACGCGCTCAAAGCGAGCGATGGTCCGCACCAACCCCGCGTACTCGTCGCGCACCCCGGCGAGGTGGCCGAACCACAGCTCGTCGTCGGCGGGGTAGCCCATCCAGGTCGCCTCGTGCGGGGCCCATTCGGGCGGCATGGCAAAGCCCAGGTCACGGGGGGTCGGGTCTTGCGGCGTGAAGTGCTTCATCGGGCGCATGTTAGCGGGACTGGCGCCGCCATCAGCGCAGATCGAGGGTCAGCCGGGGCGTCCGGTCTTGCCCTAGCCGCGACGCCCCCGTCAGCTTGAGGGTTCCTGCCGGAGTGTTGACCGCGCGCCCCGGCAGCGTCAGTTTCAGGGTGCGGGTCGCACTTCCCTTCGTCACCATCACGCTCGCCGTGACCTGCCCCGCCAGCAGGCAATAAGCGCGGGGCGGGCAGCGGCCATCGGTCAGGCGCAGCACGGTCACGGTGGCGCCGCCGACTCTTACGGTCTGTCCAACACGCACGGTCAGGGGCGCCGCCGAGGCGAGAGGCAAGGCGGCCAGAAGCAGCGTGGTCGGCAGCAGGGTGGTCAGCAGATGGTTCATGTTCGTTCTACGAGCCAGGGCGGGGGATGGTTGCCTGTCGGCGTCACAAGAACCCGTGCCACAGGAACCCCAAAAGAAAACGCCCCGCTCCACCGGGGAGCAGGGCGCAGGGGGTCTAAAAGACTCAGGCGTTCACGAGTTCGGCGTGTTCCCAGCCGAAGACGGCCTTGTCGTCCACCGCCAGCGCTTCGTTGCCGGCCTTGATGGTCGCGGCGAGCGCCTTGGTTTCGGGGAACAGCTTGGTGAAGTAGAACTTGGCGGTCTGCGTCTTGGCGAGGTAGAAGCCGTCCTTGTCGTTGCCCGCGTCGATCTGGTCGTGGGCGATCTTCGCCATGCGGGCCCACAGGTAGCCGTACACCACGTGGCCGAAGAAGCGCAGGTAATCCACGGCGGCGGCGTTCACTTCATCCGCACCTTCGGGGCCGGTCATCGCCTTCTGGCCGATCACCATGGTGATGGAGCCGAGCTGCTGGGCGGCCTTGCCGAGCTGGTTGACGTAGTCGCCGATGTTTTCGTCGCCTTCGTTTTCTTCGGCAAAGGCTTGCAGGGTGCCGGCGAGCTTCTGGAGCTTCTTGCCGCCGTCCATCAGGACCTTGCGGCCCAGCAGGTCGAGCGCCTGGATGCCGTTGGTGCCTTCGTAGATCTGCCCGATGCGGGCGTCACGCACGAACTGCTCCATGCCCCATTCCTGGATGTAGCCGTGACCACCGAAGACCTGCTGGCTCTGCACAGCCACGTTGAAGCCGTTGTCGGTCATGAAGGCCTTGGCGATGGGGGTCAGCAGGGCCACCATGTCGCCGGCTTCCTTGCGCTGGGCTTCGTCGGCGTGGTGCGACTCGATGTCGAGATTCAGCGCCAGCCACAGGGCCAGGGCCCGGCCCGCTTCGCTGTAGGCCTTGCCGGTCAGCAGCATGCGGCGCACGTCGGGGTGCACCAGGATGGGGTCGGCTTCCTCGCTGCTCACGCGGGGTTCGTGGCGCATCTGGATGCGGTCCTTGGCGTAGGCCAGCGCGTTCTGGTAGGCGACTTCGCCGAGGCCCAGACCCTGCATACCGGTGCCGAGACGGGCGGCGTTCATCATGATGAACATGTGGTTCATGCCCTTGTTGACTTCGCCGACCAGCCAGCCCTTGGCGCCGTCGAAGTTCAGCACGGCGGTCGCGTTGCCGTGAATGCCCATCTTGTGCTCGAGGCTGCCGCAGACCACGCCGTTGCGCTCACCCAGGCTGCCGTCGGCGTTGGGGATGAACTTGGGCACGAGGAACAGGCTGATGCCCTTGGTGCCCTTGGGGCTACCTTCGAGGCGCGCCAGCACGAGGTGCACGATGTTCTCGGACATGTCGTGCTCACCGGCGGAGATGAAGATCTTGGTGCCGGTCACGCTGTAGGTGCCGTCGCCGTTGTCGCTCGCCTTGGTGCGGATGATGCCCAGGTCGGTGCCGGCGTGCGGCTCGGTCAGGCCCATGGTGCCGGTCCAGCTGCCGTCCACGATGTGCGGCAGGTAGAGCTTCTTCAGCTCGTCGCTGCCCACGGCGTGCAGGGCCGCGTAGGCGCCGTGCGACAGGCCGGGGTACATGCCCCAGGCCACGTTCGCCGAGCAGATCATTTCGTTCATGGCGATGCTGACAGTGTGGGGCATACCCTGACCGCCGTACTCGGGGTCGGCGTCCAGCGCGGTCCAGCCGGCGTCGCAGAACTTCTTGTAGGCAGCCTTGAAGCCTGCGGGCGTGGTCACGTTGCCCTGCTCGTCGCGCTTGCAGCCTTCCTGGTCGCCGACCTGGTTCAGCGGCTGGATTTCGGTTTCGACAAAGCGGGCGGCCTCGTCGAGCACCTGGGACAGCAGGTCGAAGTCGGCGGTCTCGTTGTCCCGGTAAAAGGGCATGGCGGCGAGCTGGTCGCCGGCGCCGAGCAGTTCCTGCATGACGAACTTCATGTCGCGGGTGGGGGCTTTGTAGCTGGGCATGATTCCTCCGTGTAAGGGCAGACTCTTCCCCTGAAGGAGAGCCTGGGCTTTGAAATTGAACCGAGTATAAAACTTTGCGGGGCGAATGTCATGAGGCCGACTCCCCCGCCCCATTTCCCTGCCTGACAACGTTTTTCGGCTCTGCTACCGGCACTGTAACACCCAGCACCCGGCCAGCCTGCGCCCTGACCTAGAAACGTCCGACTCGTGAGGTCAGGCGACCACTGTCCTCCAAACGGCCCGGCTTAGTCCTCTCATCAAATGGACAAAAAGTAAACCGTCTTCTGTCGGACAGTCGCCGTTTATCCGCCTGCTTTTCGGTTATCCTTCCGGGCAGACATGAACTATCCAAGCTTGGTCTGGCATCTGAAGCGAACCGAACTGTTCGCTGATTTTGAGCTGGCCGAACTGGAACAGGTCGCCGCCACGACCCCCTACCGCTCGTATCAGCCGGGCGAAGTGATCTACCGCATGGACGACCCCGCCGACGCGCTCTACTTCGTGCGCAGCGGGCTGGTCAAGATCAGCAAACTGTTTCCCAACGGCAAGGAGGCGATTCTGGGCGTGGTCGGGCAGCACGACACCTTCGGGGAACTGCTGCTGCAACCCGAGGAGCGCCGCCCCACCCAGGCCGAGGCGCTCGAGCGCACCACCCTGATCGTGCTGCCGCGCCAGGAGCTGCAAAAACTGCTCAGCACCAAGCCCGACCTCGCCATGAAACTTATTCGCCTGATGGCGGCGCGGCTGTTCGAGGCGCAGGCGTGGACGGCCACCGTGAGCGCCTACAGCGCGCCCGAACGCGTGGCGAGTCTGCTCTACCGCCTCGCCCGCGAGTTCGGGCGTCCGCACAGTCAGGGCGTGGAGCTCAACCTCAAGCTCAACCAGGAAGACATCGCCCGTATGGTCGGAGCCACCCGCGAAACGGTCAGCCACAGCCTCAGCCGCCTGAAAAAGGGCGGCGCCATCGTTCGTGCCCGCTCGCCGATCATCGTGCAGATGGACGCGCTCAAGGCTTTTATCGATCAGGAACACTGAGCCCGAGTTGATTGACAGAAAAATGGAGGTAGCCAGTCAACCTGCCCTAGCTCAAGACTTTCCCCGCCTGGGTATCACGTCCCCGCCAGAGCCGCTCTGTACCTTCGGGGCATGACCCAGCCCGTTTCTTCGGTTCCCGGCTCTTCCCTTTCCGGCGCAGGTTTTCAGCGACTGCTGGTCGGGATCGATTTCTCGCCCTCGTCGTTGCACGCCCTTGAAGTGGCGCGGACCCGCTTTCCCGGCGCGCGGCTGCGGCTCGCCCACGTGACCGACGCCCGCGCGGTGGCGGCTCCCGACGTGGTGGGCGGCGTCACGCCGATCATGCCCGACCCGGGGCTGCTGCAAACGCTCGAAGACGCCGATTCCAACCGGCTCTCGGGGCTGATCCGCGACGGTGAGGAAAGCGAGCTGCTCGTCGGCGATCCCATCACGGGGCTGCTCGACGCGGCCCGGGCGTGGGGCGCGGACCTGATCGTGGTCGGCACCCACCCGCAGGGCGCGCTGGAACACTTTTTCATCGGCAGCAGCGCCGAGAAGCTGGTGGGCCGCAGCGCGGTGCCGGTGCTGTGCGTGCCCTCGGGAGCACACAGATGAAAGTCGGCGTGGTCGGCACCGGCTTCGTCGGTTCGACGGCGGCCTTCGCGCTGGTGCTGCGCGGTAGTTGCAGCGAACTGGTGCTGGTCGACCGCGACGAGGACCGCGCCCAGGCCGAGGCCGAGGACATCGCCCACGCCGCCCCGGTCAGCCACGGCACCCGCGTCTGGCACGGGGGACACAGCGAGCTTGCCGACGCCCAGGTGGTGATTCTGACCGCCGGGGCCAACCAGAAACCGGGCGAAAGCCGCCTGGACCTGCTGGAAAAGAATGCCGACATCTTCCGCGAACTCGTGCCGCAGATTACCCGCGCCGCGCCGGACGCCGTCCTGCTGGTCACCAGCAACCCGGTGGACCTGCTGACCGATCTGGCGACGCAGCTCGCGCCGGGGCAACCGGTGATCGGTTCGGGAACCGTGCTCGACAGTGCGCGCTTTCGGCACCTGATGGCGCAGCATGCGGGGGTAGACGGCACGCACGCGCACGGCTATGTGCTGGGCGAACACGGCGACTCGGAAGTGCTGGCGTGGAGCAGCGCCATGGTCGCCGGAATGCCGGTGGCCGACTTCATGCAGGCCCAGAACCTCCCCTGGAACGAGCAGGTGCGCGCCAAAATCGATGAGGGCACCCGCAACGCCGCCGCCAGCATCATCGAGGGCAAGCGGGCCACCTACTACGGCATCGGCGCGGCGCTCGCCCGCATCACCGAGGCCGTGCTGCGTGACCGCCGCGCCGTCCTGACCGTCAGTGCGCCGACCCCCGAATACGGCGTGAGCCTCAGCCTGCCGCGTGTCGTGGGCCGTCAGGGGGTGCTGTCCACCCTGCACCCCAAGCTGACCGGCGACGAGCAACAGAAGCTGGAACAGAGTGCCGGGGTGCTGCGCGGCTTCAAGCAGCAGCTCGGCCTGTGACGCCGACGCTCCAGACCGTCTACGGCGAGGCGCAGCCGCTCGACTGGCTGTGCCTCGCCCCCCACCCCGACGACGCCGAAATCGGCGCGGGCGGCACGCTGATCCGGCTGGCGCAGGCGGGCCGGGCAGTGGGGATTCTGGAACTCACGCGCGGTGAAAAGGGCACCCAGGGGACGCCCGCCGAGCGGCAGGCCGAGTGCGTGGCGGCGGCCCGCCTGATGGACCTGAGCTGGCGCGGCCAAC from Deinococcus radiodurans R1 = ATCC 13939 = DSM 20539 includes these protein-coding regions:
- the hemC gene encoding hydroxymethylbilane synthase encodes the protein MRTVTVGTRGSTLALAQTRWVVARLKEEWPETDFRIQTISTKGDRNRESLEQLAQKGDKGFWVKEIEEALLAKKIDIAVHSLKDLPTEQPEGLEISSIPKRVDGRDALIGREGMKKLAELPEGARIGTSSVRRKAFLRAYRPDLIVKDLRGNIDTRLAALGSGEYDAIILAAAGLIRTEQRHRIDEFVDPDILLPAPGQGALALETRTEDDLTIEVAYAIHDHATDDRITAEREFLAGLGAGCMAPVGAHAVIKNGLLTLEGWVGALDGTQVIRATSQGDVAECADIGAELAADMLERGAAELIEAVRE
- a CDS encoding asparaginase, translating into MPASLPRLALIHTGGTIASRPSPDGRGLTPQTPPALPGLEGVQVSEHQPFNLPSPHVTPAHMQQLAHLIEQLAGGHDAVVVTHGTDTLEETAFFLHLCLPAGLPVVLTGSMRHAEEVSWDGPGNLLDAAQVALCPQTAGRGPLVVFGGDIFDARTVTKVHTSAVDAFGGYPGPIGRIDRTAAGPQVHYFARPEPRPTFRPVTLERRVEILYAYAGWQGEGYAGALERADGLVIAALGTGNLPPELLPLIAATDKPVVLATRTHAGPILPVYGYAGGGATLVEAGAIPASFLNAHKARLLLLVLLNLGASREDIRRVFTQGVF
- the pheS gene encoding phenylalanine--tRNA ligase subunit alpha: MQDTAIQEIQGAETLEALQAVKTKYVGKSGLVTKELGSLGKLPPEERKACGAEINVVRAAIQAALDEKESALKRAALDAKLASEAIDVTLPGLPLPAGGLHPISRVLDDLIGIYRQMGYAVIEGPEVEEEHYNFEALNVPWYHPARDLQDTFWLEDGRLLRTHTSPMQIRYMVDHEPPFKIVVRGKVYRYEATDATHEAMFHQLEGLVVGDGISMSDLKGTIAEMARGLYGASAKARFQPSYYPFVEPGADFAVYWENPRGESKWLELGGCGMVHPNVFKAVDDLREAAGKDRVYEGKTGFAFGLGLERIAMLKYGIPDIRYFYANDPRVIGQFRGELG
- a CDS encoding GNAT family N-acetyltransferase; the protein is MNVSLRAATATDAPLVAALLHDFNTEFGAPTPDLPTLTRRFAGLLDRADVLVLLAENGNAPTGLAFLTFRPTPYWDGPLAQLEELYVRPELRGGGTGTQLLHRAIALTRERHGQEMHINVDEVDRDTRRFYERHGFINVEPGQNERMLCYLREL
- a CDS encoding NUDIX hydrolase translates to MSANPPLRPRAVALIYDDQHHILLMLRHKNGKKYATLPGGGIEEGETPQGACAREVLEEVNLTVQVGEQVLELDNLHGANPSHEHYFRCRVVSGEMRLGDGPEGIRQSEDNWYQPEWVALNRLEEVNLVPEQVRELVRTQEVNP
- a CDS encoding phenylalanine--tRNA ligase subunit beta; translated protein: MKLPYSWLKELIPDLPPVADLEPTFAHLGLPLEGVEDVPAPVGGVLLVAVKAAEPMEGTQLTKLTLDTGENGEKTIASGAPNAVGLPAGTMVALVTPGTTLGGITYGVRPMQGVESWGMAASAKELGIGESNAGILTFPAGTAAPGTPLRELWPADSVLDVEVTPNRADVLSALGLARDLAAYLNLELKEPQIPAAPTQPGEIRVSLPDRGRVLDRDPQGKLRFGCDHFAARAVSGLQNGPAPLWMQRRVSLAGMRSIDLIVDTSNYVMLELGQPTALYDRRDVAGDGLVVAFGLREGETVKDLLGNTHQVGPEDLLILDAGMSDEPVMTVAEAFASAGQPKEGSHVLGIAGIMGGDHGHVRADTRDVVIESAHFDPVLLRRTSTRLGLKTDAVYRYERGVDPLLAPKAAVRVAELLRAAGGTPEAGQTVVGTPEVPQTITTTGEQIRALLGMHIGTAEMRESLTRLGCTVTGDGDSLTVTPPSWRVDMVIWQDLAEEVARLHGFTELPETLPTLRVHESNIGASAQSEARAELRRTLAGLGFQEVVTYTFTSDEEAQKARAEAPGVRLRNPMTTDRTGMRTALYPSLLRAAGAHPKGERALLFEIGRIFPAAGEQERLGLLMRGDLAARTYQDGVRGDFSVFKGLVQGFAGAVGASFALEQLRGDDVPAALHPGVAGAVVWNGERVGWLGALHPEIAQEFGLKGDTFLMEAALPLPGRDWAFRDPSRAPAAWRDLAVIAPQGVSYGDIVGVLKGAGGELLESVEPFDVFTGEQVGAGNRSVAVRLTYRGAKTLTDEEVDPVFNAQIDAVKARGWAIREK